In Phaseolus vulgaris cultivar G19833 chromosome 3, P. vulgaris v2.0, whole genome shotgun sequence, the sequence TTTGTTTTTCTTGGGGAAGGATCAATTGGTGGATGAATCTTGGTGGGGTGAAGAGTTTTCCTGTTCCAAGTTAATATGGTTGGTAGTAGGCTAGTTGAGGGAAAGGTGTTTTCTCTTGATAGAAAAGTAGCAGTTTGTTCAGAATCAACATTTTTGGAGGCAATGTTGGTTTTCACTTGAGTGCCTTTAGCATGACGAGCCATTTTAGGTTTTTGCAACATGGTGTTTTCTGAAAAAAGAAATGAGGGCAATGAGATATATAAAGAGTGTAGATGACAAACATCTAAGGTAAAGAGGTGTACCGATGTAAACTTTAAGATCATTCGGTCGGCATTCAAGCTTTAAGAGAGTTGGAGCATCAAACAAATTCCCAAGGTTGTCAAGTGTTTGGCAGACACTTAGTTTGTTAGTCTTAAGGTCATCAGGACGAGAAGTTTGGCAGTGAGTGTGGGGTGACCAGTACATCAGAAAACCCTTTAAGAGGTGAGAGTTGCAATCAAATTTCTGAACTTTTATGAATTTACCTTTAAAAGACTTGTAAGAAGACTGAAAGAGGCTCAGTATGcctgatagctgtcgttttgctgtcaaattaatatgattctagcatagacttgtctaacactagagagatgatagtataattgtggacaaatgtccccaagtcgtctcccaacgaatccaatagtaattTCAGTGAATAGAATTCAAAACCTATCTGCAAACAATGAAAATTAGCAATAATGGTAAAGAAACAGGGGTTGTGATCGTTTAtcaagaaaatataaatgatgattTGAATCAATAAAGAATGCAGATTgactcccaagttcttccaccaatgaattcttcacaggctctctaaagattattcttttctcaatcctcagcATAGCTAAactagattgaacatgcgccaaacctaattcaactgaagctcaccagtaaagcatgcgtctactggtttaatcaatacccactttattccatgcgtatactccatgggaatgcttatctcctctctcttgaatcatgcgcccaagaaattaattagaacaatacgaactaactaagaaaccaaagtttaagataaggaagactctcaatcatgcgttcaagtacaacctctcacaaaaactagttttccagaacattagacaataaaaacaactgctatagagaattaaaaatagaaacttttattgatcaaaacctcagaactcaatggggaatcacaaaggaatcaaccaaaaggTTTAgctttccatgcggaggcaaaagaattacaaataagaaaagaaactaagaaaaccctatgaagctctctccctttctacttgatgcttgtgtccttttataaggtttttctgctccaaggatcttgggaaaatattgcagtttagattttgtaaacagtttccactttccataattctttttattttgcagaagatttgcttccaattctgtttctggaatcttgtagcttttattttctctttcttctcctcagaatttgttttctgttttgattcaaagaagcaacttggacttttgcatatttggcccattcacaagggtagatgcttcagatcatttaccctaaaaacacaaaattaacaataataatatataaggcccaaataaacccaattataagaatattaattaaaacaatggatttatttattattatagtccaataatctatgattaaggctattgagtgtgaataaatatatgctcatcaatgCCTCAACCTTTAACCCCACTTACTGAAGCCCATGAGGTTCGTCTGGAAGCTCTATACTCAAAGAAGTAAAAAAACATGTTGGTGTTTGGATCGAAATGGAAATAACAACATAGGATATGAAACGCTCGCACAAAGACCCAGCTATTGGGGTGGAGCTGAGCGGGGGTGATATTCATGGTAGTAAGGATGCCTTTTCAAAGGAATTTAATGGGAGACGAATTCTGAGCTTGGTAAGCAAGGTTTCATAGAAAAAGCTAAAGGGAGTTTCGGCAACACAGTCTTTGCATATGGGTTCATCAGATTTACAGGGAACTACAACAATATCTTTTTCAGAGCCAGTTTGACTAAGTGTCTGGGCATGGTGAAACTTACAAATGTGTTTAATAGAGGTAAATACAAATACTTCGTGAAGAATATTAGGCTTAGCCTAGGGGTACAAAACATGATAATCCATCTAAGACAGTGGATGGTTGGTGAAAGCAAACACAACAAGACAAGACTAGAGAATGGAGGGCAAAGATAAAGTGTACTTGAGAGCGGGATTGAGGAATGGAAGAGTTGTAGGGAGAAAAGTAGGGGTGACAATGCAGGCTGGTCCGCCCCGCATTAGGAGTGCGACCTCATTTCACTGTCCCGCCCCACTTAAGAAGTAACCCGCGGGCCAGCCcgcataagattttttttttcagtgtgGCATTTCCGTAGAAATGTCGTACAAACAACTCGGTCCGATCATTGGGTTCGACGAGGAGCGTTTCCGTAGAAATATCGTACGACCAACTCGGTCCGATCATTGGGTTCAACTAGTGGCGTTTTCTTAGAAAGGTCGTACGACTAACTTGGCTCGATCATTGGGTTCGACGAGTGGCGTTTCCATAGAAATGTCGTACGACCAACTCAGCCTAATCATTGAGTTCGACGAGTGGCATTTCTGGAGAAATGTCGTATGACCAACTAGACCTGATCATTAAGTTCAATGAGTGACGTTTTTGTAAAAATGTCGTACGACCAACTCGACCCGATCATTGAGTTTGGCGAGTGACATTTTTGTAGAAATGTTGAATAACTAGCTTTACATATGACATGCCATAATGACAATAACGAAGTTTCatatttgtttgatgtgaaaccATTTTAGCATAACGTTAGGATCCTCCGTACATTTGGGTAAAAATGTCCTATGGGCAACCCATCATAAACTTTCCAACTATTCCCTCTTGTCCATGTTTCCACTTAGACAtaaccaaaattatttttgtaccCCAATCTTTACTATTAATTCTCAATATGGTAACAAATAACAAATCAAATCGAAAATAAAGAGAAGATATTGTTAAAGAATGGAAATGCATTAAAAGGATCACTAGGAGAATTGATATTGTTTATCTATAaacaaattttacttttttgtcGTCAAAATAATCCATTCACACCTCTttagatattataaaaaaagaaaaaataaattgcaGTGAACAATTGCTCAACAAAGGAAAATTTAGGGTGACCAAAGAAAAAGTTGtggaaaaaaattaacaagCTTACAAAAAGCATTTTGATGGGACACAAAAAATTCTATATACTATATTCATTCCACTGCTTTTTTGGATTACAAGAATTACATAACATTCCGGAAATGCattataatcaaataaatatttttatgaaggAACAaacttgaaattttatttcacagtgtatttaaaaataaaataaaactaattttcatATTGTACAAAAACATGGGTAGTGGATTTAATAATAGGTTGGGTAATTAGGAGAACAAAGAGACAATGTTGTTTGTGGTTATTGTGAAAAGGACACGATACCCTTTACCAAAAGGCAAAATAATAGTTCGTTTTGGACTTATCACATATGAAGctcagacacttctcttaaatggcgtgtccGTGTCGGATAGACGTATCAGACACAGATATTCAtatgacacttgtaggacacCTTTCGGTGAagtgtttaattcaaaaaatatttgttgaatttgtgACAATTTTGCCACGGGtctaacacaaatttaaaaaggagaaatacattaattttctaaaaactcaaacttattgtataaatttttattataattataaaaataaggaacaaatccttttgaaccagCCATGAAACATCTTTCTGCTAAAATAATTGAAACATACTTAgaacacataaatctttattgtcaatttatataattcataattatataatatttagatatgtgtccccgtgtcctacattttagagattacaCATATTTTTGTGTCCATGTCGTATCAGTGTCTGTGCAGTATAGCTTACCAGACGACTCCATTGGCATGTCCTCTAGCCTTTGCAAGCAAGGGATCTTGCATGAGGCACGGGTACTCCAGCATCTGACGGTGGAAGATGAGTTTCGACATGGAAGAGTCTCTTTAGTACCAATTGTGCGAGCGGTTATGGGTTTTTTTCCCATACCATGGTTTTCGAGGTAGGGACATAGGTTGTCTAACAACAGATACTCCGGAGAGTTTCCCAAcagatccagattcaacctCGACGGTAACCTCCTTATGTGGATCTATCGATTCTCGCATTCATCCTCTTCCTGTGCCGCCAATTTCCACACCCACAATATCATTAACAATGCCTATGCGCTTCCTTTCAACATCCTCATTCCTCTCTCTCAATTCATCCAACTTTGATGGATACCCTAATCAAATCACGCTTCTTCTTTTATCGAATTTCTTTGATTTTCCCCTTACCACACCACACTATCCCTCTCTATTATTCGGTAGATACTTGTGATTAGTTTCTTTGTGGTTCGGAGGATCAGTTTTACCTATCCTATTGTGAGTGTCAAATGTTCTCGCCGATTTATTCTTCGGGAAATCCCAATTTTCTATCCTTTATTCTTCTCTCAACCTCTCCTGTTTACCTATTTCCTATTTCCGCTCTCCTTTATACTCACTTACCTAATCCCTCGATTCCATGTCGTCCAGGACTTTGCACATGTAGCTTGCCGGACACTTTTGTAATCTAATTTTGACTAATCAAACTAATGTGGCCTGGGAAGTCAGCATTCAAGTTGTAACTCTTCAGTTGATTAGTTAGATAATTTGACTTGTGGAGATCGGTAATTTTACTGATTTCATTAGACATTTCAGACAACACAAAGTCATTATTATTCTTTTCATGTCAGTCAATATATACGTGGGAAGGGTTGTTTTGCAAAGCAAATATTGGTTTCGTGACtacagaagtcgtgtcaacaaACTCAATGTAACAAATTCTTTCGTTACATGCGAAAAGCACCGACAACGAAGGATAGAAGATGAGTGCACCGACAACCAAAAATAGAAGATGGGTGAACGACACCTGCTTACTTTGGAAGAGAAGATAAAAATCGCCAAAGAAGAATAATTCTGTTTAAAAAGAAAATCCACACACACATAAGAGAAATGCACGAAAAGTTGATTATTTGTTACGAAATTTATAATTAGTTAGGttgtaaatagttttaaaaaatctatatattattatataaaataattttaactcctgaaattacaatttaactttttaaaatagttgACACGTGTACTCGTTTACATTTcacaatataaaatttgttgactgaaaaatattttcaaagttaattgtttaagaaaaatattttttacagaatacatttttaaatattaggatttaaataataacagtCGAATATATACACTTACATTTGTTTTAATCACGATTTgataattcatttaaatttttacattctattaataattgattttttagtCATTTTTAGCGGgtattataattatttgtcTTATTGGGTTTGAGAATCAAttctaaatataataaaatatttatacttaattatagatttttattaatttattagagTTTAATAAAacctttataaattaattaactaGTGATATACGATGAAAATTACATATTCAGACCCTAAACCCACACAAATCGCCGATCTTCGGTCGCTGGACAATAGAACTAGACATACCTCAACACCTTCATAAAAATTTACAAACAGCAATTTAAATTCTCCATCCATGGCAATCATCTTTGGTGGAGTGATAATATGAAAACAGTTTCGCACTCTCCATTAATGCTAACTATTTGTTAATATCTCACTTGAATCACGTTCATGAACTGAAAAAAGTTTACTGCCCCCAATTTTATTGAAGATGATATTACGTCCACAGGTCGGAGTAAACAAGGAAAACGATCTACTATCAAATTCAAATTCGCAATTACGTATATGAAGACATAGCCAGACTCATGAAAGTACTAATTTACAACTGTGAAACATTCCGTGGAAAAATCATTTGGCAAATAGGTGAGGATGATCAGAGCAACAGAGTTACAATTCAAGACATTTCCCTAATTTTCCTCACTTCTTCCAAATACTTTCAAAATGAGAAAACTAAATAAAACTATTGCTACAGTTCATGTACAAGATAGAAACTATACATagagtaaaaaagaaaataaaaataacctGGTTTTAGTCCAAAATGCATAAAACCGACAACTTACAAGCTATAAAAGGGCGAGAGCATTGGAGTCAGTTTCGCAGGTTTGAAATTGGGCAAAAGCAGAACCTAGTGTTGGGTCACGTACCGGAGTTTCGGCGTTTAATCGCACGGGTGTACGGCACGTGGGGCATGCGGCGACTTTGAGGAGCCACGTGTCGACGCACCTGCGGTGAAAGACGTGACCGCAGGCGGCGAGTTTCCGGCACCACTGGCCGTTGCGGAAGGTGTCTAAACAGACAACGCAGGGGAAGTCGGCTAGGATGTGGGATCCCCGGGAGAGGCGGAAGCGAGGGAGCTTGTTGATTTCGCGAGGGAGGAGGGCGTTGGAAGCGGTGGCAGTGACGGCGGAGGGGCGGAAGCGAAGGCGGTGGAAGGCGCCGCCAAGGAGAAAGAGGTTGAGGAGGAGGAAGGCGGCGAAGCCtatgaagaggaagaagagggaGGTGAGAAGGAGCATAATGATGGGTTTGAGGAAGAGAGAGAGGAGGTTTGGATTAGGTTTTGGTTGGGGTTGGGGTTGGAATTGGGGGTGGTGTGTGGCAAGAGGCATGGTGATTGGAGTTGAGGCGTGGgagggaagaagaagatgaggaggaagaagaaaggttgGAAGAGAGAAGGAGCGTGAAAGATGGTGAGTTTTGGAATAGAATGGGATTTTATGGGATCCAATCCCACATCGGTAGAGAGAGAACAAGACCGTGGGCGTCCCAAATTCTAATCTGTGGCCACTCAGTTTTCAACTGCGGACCTTTAAAGTTTTGAATAAACCAATAGAAATAGGGTAAACGATTtttccaaaattttaattatttcaataaatatatataaaataaataaattattttttattatttaaaattttaaataatttaaagtaaaataattaaaaatggtaacatttaaatacattttgtaagcaaataagtttaatttttttaatattatctaATATACTATATTatgttaactattttttaaaatattactctgtgtatatttatatatcctccaaatttttattttgtttaacatccctaattttacccgtatataataaaataacactaaaataaaaaatatttaactaacatataaatatatatgaaatatacaactatttaataattgtaTCTCAAAAAGATATTCCTCTTTATAgagattttaatatttacacAAAAGTTTACAAACAAAACATTCAACATAAAACATATGTTCATCTGTTCGCGTATAAattaacacgatcatcacagattataaaaaacaaatacaagaCGAAGCACATGGTAAGCtagctatttttaaaatttcaaatataaaactttaaatatcaatattcaCACATTTTCACAAGTTCATCAAGGTTCTATCACGTTCATCATCCACATTACTCCTGTCATATTTCTATTGACTCACATACTCAAACACTTGACTCCATGGTTATAGAATCGAGATTCGAATCGTGAATCGTTTTTCGATTTTTTTGAATCGTGAATCGAATCTTATTATGAATCGTAAGATACATCATAgataaaatatgatatatttttaaatcaaaaatcaaaatatgaagTTAAAAGGTTCAATCCACACAATCACAAAACATAAATACTTTCTATTCTATATTTAAATCCTACATCCTAATCATCATTTCCGAGATCAAGGTCACTTagatcatcttcttcctctagtATAACATTCTCTTGGAGCTCATTTTCATCCTCTTCCTCCACATCTTCAACTATATCTTCAATCTCATTATCATTTGCATTTACAATAGATTTTCCCTTTTTATCAACTTTAGTAGTTAAATTTCTTGGACCTCTCTTCCTTTTGTTGCTTGGAGTTCCCTCTTCAAGAGTAAAAGATTCATGTATATCCATCCATGAAACATCATTTGGTAGGCAAGGATCTTCCTTTTCAGTAATCCACTCATCATCTGATTCCATATCAGATAAACATATAGGATCATATGTATCTCCTTTTTCCTCTCTAACCTTTTGTCTCATCTCAAGTTGAAGATTATACTTAACAAAGACAAGAGCATTTAATCTTTGTTGTTCTAAGCTATTCCTTCTTTTAGTATGCACTTGATCAAATATGCTCCAATTTCTTTCGCACCCAGTAGCACTACAAGTTAGACTTAAAACTCTTATTGCTAGATTTTGTAGCTCTTTACCCTCTCCATCATAACTTTCCCACCAAAGAGCTGCAATTTCGAACAAAAAGCTAACATTAATAAATCGTGATCCAAATTGTTATGCTTTTTATGAAACCATTTAGGATTAATTAAATGCTTTATCAGGATGCTTCTTATCCCTGGTATCTATTGCCATGCTTCTTCCAAATAATCCTTGTGCTCTTTTGAATTTGTCAAGTTGTTGATCAAGTTGAAATCTAATCCTTCTATCCGGGATCATTTTTTCAATGGTCTCGTATAAACCATATAAAACTTCACTATTCGCATTGAAATTTTTGTCATAATGAAATCtgattaaaagaaacaaaaaagattgaaataaaaatcattattaatttgCAATAATGATTAaggtaataataaattaataatagcATGAAGAGGCCTATGTAATTGCAAATTCCAACGAGTATCAATTATTTTCCACACCTTTTTGTATCGAGAGTCTTCATTCTTGAAATTTGAGGCTATTTGTTCTTTAGCTCTATCCATAGCTTCATATATATATGGCATAGCAGGTTTTGAGTCTCCATCTACAAGCCTTAATACTTTCACAAGTGGAGTTACACACTTCAAACAATATTGGATGGATTTCCAAAATCTATCATCACTTAAATCCTAAGTAAATAACTACtactattattaatttattattacctTAATCATTATTGcaaattaataatgatttttatttcaatcttttttgtttcttttaatcaGATTTCATTATGACAAAAATTTCAATGCGAATAGTGAAGTTTTATATGGTTTATACGAGACCATTGAAAAAATGATCCCGGATAGAAGGATTAGATTTCAACTTGATCAACAACTTGACAAATTCAAAAGAGCACAAGGATTATTTGGAAGAAGCATGGCAATAGATACCAGGGATAAGAAGCATCCTGATAAAGCATTTAATTAATCCTAAATAGTTTCATAAAAAGCATAACAATTTGGATCACGATTTATTAATGTTAGCTTTTTGTTCGAAATTGCAGCTCTTTGGTGGGAAAGTTATGGTGGAGAGGGTAAAGAGTTACAAAATCTAGCAATAAGAGTTTTAAGTCTAACTTGTAGTGCTACTGGGTGCGAAAGAAATTGGAGCATATTTGATCAAGTGCATACTAAAAGAAGGAATAGCTTAGAACAACAAAGATTAAATGCTCTTGTCTTTGTTAAGTATAATCTTCAACTTGAGATGAGACAAAAGGTTAGAGAGGAAAAAGGAGATACATATGATCCTATATGTTTATCTGATATGGAATCAGATGATGAGTGGATTACTGAAAAGGAAGATCCTTGCCTACCAAATGATGTTTCATGGATGGATATACATGAATCTTTTACTCTTGAAGAGTGAGCTCCAAGCAACAAAAGGAAGAGAGATCCAAGAAATTTAACTACTAAAGTTGATAAAAAGGGAAAATCTATTGTAAATGCAAATGATAATGAGATTGAAGATATAGTTGAAGATGTGGAGGAAGAGGATGAAAATGAGCTCCAAGAGAATGTTATactagaggaagaagatgatctAAGTGACCTTGATCTCGGAAATGATGATTAGGATGTAGGATTTAAATATAGAATAGAAAGTATTTATGTTTTGTGATTGTGTGGATTGAACCTTTTAActtcatattttgatttttgatttaaaaatatatcatattttatcTATGATGTATCTTACGATTCATAATAAGATTCGATTCACGATTCAAAAAAATCGAAAAACGATTCACGATTCGAATCTCGATTCTATAACCATGGTCTGTAATCACCAACTCTCTATCTTTAAACATTTCATTCatggttttttgtttttctttcctggAAAATGACTCCAACCTCCCTTTCTTATCTTTGATATCCACCTCTTCAAAATAATCTTGACGATTAGCTTCTTTGactttttctttatcttctaATAACTTCATAAACATGTCTTTAACATCATCTGACACTGATATACACGCAATGACATTCTCCTTTGTACCAGCAAGATGATGCTTCATTCTTGCAATACCACCCCAACAAGTATGTGAACAATATTTACATTTAACTAGAAGTCTATGAGGGGGAACACTCTCACAATGATTCCAAGTAAGATCTGTTTCTTTCTTTTGCTTTGTTTGACTCATCGTCTTTCTCTACTAACAAAATCAAAAGTaacataaataaacaaatataaacaaatataagaatttatttaaaataaaagaaaagaaacttaaataattatttataaaaaatagcataaataaacaatttttattttaaaatacagtttttaaaaaatataataaaataaaagaaacagaaatttaaataattattaataaaaagttcaaaataacataaaacaaattttattttaaaatacagtctttaaaaaatatatagtaaaataaaaaacagaaatttaaataattatttataagaaattaaaaataatataaactgtttttattttataatacaattt encodes:
- the LOC137807383 gene encoding RING-H2 finger protein ATL56-like gives rise to the protein MPLATHHPQFQPQPQPKPNPNLLSLFLKPIIMLLLTSLFFLFIGFAAFLLLNLFLLGGAFHRLRFRPSAVTATASNALLPREINKLPRFRLSRGSHILADFPCVVCLDTFRNGQWCRKLAACGHVFHRRCVDTWLLKVAACPTCRTPVRLNAETPVRDPTLGSAFAQFQTCETDSNALALL